The following proteins come from a genomic window of Alicyclobacillus dauci:
- a CDS encoding phospho-sugar mutase, with product MTQHRNAIEVYRNWVAQTYLPSDLKAEIESIAGNEEEIESRFGLDLDFGTGGLRGVMGAGLNRMNIYTVRRATRALAEHVKTKGSEWVEKGVAIGYDCRHNSQLFAKIAGGTLAGAGVKAYVSPVLCPTPELSWAVRHLKAAAGIMITASHNPPEYNGFKAYNEHGGQILEDDALDIRTRMLAIENVFEIPSLTEEEAVASGLFISTPIDVRLSYLEEVVRRVRNDGIDDAGRRSVHVVYTPLHGTGLVPVEETLARAGYANVHVVPEQAQPDGDFSTVKSPNPEESEALEMGIAAAKVRGADLVMGTDPDADRVGIAVRTKDDDFRLLTGNQVGALLVDYFVTLRKNSGSNNAAMVFKTIVTSDFGADIAKRAGFAVEDTLTGFKYIGDRITAYEQTGEYELLVGYEESYGYLVSPIVRDKDAVQTCLAICEMVAYHKGQGKTLVDRLEELYAEFGYHAEKLLSVGLSGLDGVERMHRALDGLRRQPVSVPGLELEYVEDYLTGKRQFAQADGPEERLTLPKSDVQKFVFAGGHWAAVRPSGTEPKMKVYAAATGRDAEECENVLERIVQAVEARIRV from the coding sequence TTGACACAACATCGGAATGCGATCGAAGTTTATCGCAACTGGGTCGCCCAGACATATTTGCCTTCTGATTTGAAGGCCGAGATCGAAAGCATAGCGGGAAATGAAGAAGAAATCGAATCGCGGTTTGGCCTCGACTTGGACTTTGGTACAGGTGGCTTGAGGGGCGTCATGGGCGCCGGGCTAAATCGGATGAACATATATACGGTCCGGCGGGCAACACGGGCGCTGGCTGAGCATGTGAAGACAAAAGGATCGGAATGGGTGGAAAAGGGGGTTGCGATTGGTTATGATTGTCGCCATAATTCGCAGCTGTTTGCGAAAATTGCCGGTGGTACCCTTGCGGGAGCTGGTGTGAAAGCGTATGTATCACCAGTGCTCTGTCCCACGCCCGAACTTTCGTGGGCTGTAAGGCATTTGAAAGCTGCTGCTGGCATTATGATCACGGCAAGTCACAACCCGCCAGAGTACAACGGGTTCAAAGCATACAACGAACACGGTGGTCAGATTCTTGAGGACGATGCATTGGATATTCGTACGCGCATGTTGGCTATTGAGAACGTGTTCGAGATTCCTTCACTGACAGAAGAAGAGGCTGTGGCGTCGGGATTGTTTATTTCTACGCCCATTGATGTGCGACTCTCGTACTTGGAGGAAGTTGTACGGCGAGTGCGCAATGATGGGATTGATGATGCGGGTCGCCGGAGCGTCCATGTCGTCTACACGCCGCTGCATGGAACGGGTCTCGTTCCAGTGGAGGAGACGCTTGCCCGTGCCGGGTACGCGAATGTGCATGTTGTACCGGAGCAGGCGCAACCAGATGGCGATTTTTCAACAGTGAAAAGTCCGAATCCGGAAGAATCGGAAGCGCTTGAGATGGGGATCGCGGCGGCCAAGGTCAGAGGTGCGGATTTAGTGATGGGGACGGATCCGGATGCGGATCGGGTCGGTATTGCTGTTCGCACGAAGGACGATGATTTTCGTTTGCTGACAGGGAACCAGGTCGGGGCGCTGTTGGTGGACTATTTTGTGACGCTGCGGAAAAACAGCGGATCGAACAATGCAGCCATGGTGTTTAAGACGATTGTGACGTCGGATTTCGGTGCAGACATCGCAAAGCGTGCTGGTTTTGCTGTAGAGGATACGTTGACTGGGTTTAAGTATATTGGGGATCGAATTACAGCTTATGAGCAGACTGGCGAATATGAGCTGCTCGTAGGATACGAAGAGAGCTATGGTTACCTTGTGTCGCCAATTGTCCGCGATAAGGACGCCGTTCAGACGTGTCTGGCCATTTGCGAGATGGTCGCTTATCACAAGGGACAGGGAAAGACGTTGGTGGATCGGCTCGAGGAGCTATATGCGGAGTTTGGTTATCACGCTGAAAAACTTCTCAGTGTCGGATTGTCTGGGCTAGATGGTGTGGAACGAATGCATCGGGCGTTGGACGGATTGCGTCGTCAACCTGTTTCTGTTCCGGGGCTGGAACTGGAGTATGTGGAGGATTATTTGACTGGCAAACGTCAATTTGCGCAGGCGGATGGTCCAGAGGAACGCCTGACATTGCCGAAATCGGACGTGCAAAAGTTTGTTTTTGCCGGTGGGCACTGGGCGGCAGTGCGCCCGTCCGGGACGGAGCCCAAAATGAAAGTCTACGCGGCGGCAACGGGGCGTGACGCGGAAGAATGTGAGAATGTGCTTGAGCGGATCGTGCAAGCGGTCGAAGCCCGTATTCGCGTGTAA
- a CDS encoding MFS transporter, producing the protein MESWKRTLFILWIANFCAAAGMSLIIPFLPLYIEKLGIHSEQGIAHWSSWVFAAQFLTSFIFQPIWGAFADKHGRKVMLLRAGFGMGIITALMGLVTAPWELLALRFINGVFSGFIAMAVSLMASVAPEDKAGRALGTLQTGQVSGSLIGPLIGGLLAEAFGYNGVFFFTGGMLLVASIVVLLFVHEKPHTKAQIAKKQRAGWKEILPLWPVFLATFMTQLGMMSIEPIVTLFTRSIYHGAHLSIIAGLVVATSGIANLIGTPTLGRIGDRVGQKKILVLALVCAALAFLPQALAYSLGVLLAGRFLLGLFLGGMQPSLQVLVRKLAPEHVQATAFGVNSSALFFGNLIGPLVGGSVAAAFSIRSVFYVTMALLLANALVVTFNRRLDTPVKGRAKLSS; encoded by the coding sequence TTGGAATCATGGAAACGTACGCTTTTCATTTTGTGGATCGCGAATTTTTGTGCAGCCGCCGGAATGAGTCTAATCATTCCATTTCTTCCTCTCTACATTGAGAAACTTGGTATACATAGTGAACAAGGAATCGCGCACTGGTCCAGTTGGGTGTTTGCGGCGCAATTTCTGACTTCATTTATCTTTCAGCCTATCTGGGGTGCCTTTGCGGATAAGCACGGGCGCAAAGTGATGTTGTTGCGGGCCGGCTTTGGCATGGGGATTATTACGGCTTTGATGGGCTTGGTCACGGCGCCTTGGGAACTGCTGGCTTTGCGGTTCATCAACGGCGTTTTTTCCGGGTTTATCGCCATGGCTGTCTCCCTTATGGCATCCGTCGCACCGGAAGATAAGGCAGGACGAGCGTTGGGGACCTTGCAGACGGGGCAAGTGAGTGGATCGCTCATTGGGCCGCTAATCGGCGGATTACTTGCCGAGGCATTCGGTTATAATGGCGTCTTCTTCTTCACCGGCGGAATGCTCCTTGTGGCGAGCATCGTCGTTCTGCTGTTCGTACATGAGAAGCCGCACACCAAGGCACAGATCGCAAAGAAGCAAAGAGCGGGGTGGAAGGAGATTCTGCCCCTTTGGCCCGTCTTCTTAGCCACGTTCATGACGCAACTGGGTATGATGAGCATCGAGCCAATTGTCACGCTCTTCACCAGAAGTATTTACCATGGGGCACATTTGTCTATTATCGCGGGCCTGGTAGTGGCGACGAGCGGTATTGCCAACCTGATCGGTACGCCGACATTGGGACGCATCGGCGACAGAGTGGGGCAGAAGAAGATTCTCGTTCTGGCACTGGTCTGTGCGGCTTTGGCTTTTCTCCCGCAAGCCCTGGCGTACAGTCTTGGTGTCCTGTTGGCCGGCCGGTTTCTATTGGGGTTGTTCCTCGGAGGGATGCAGCCATCGCTGCAGGTCTTGGTGCGCAAACTGGCTCCAGAGCACGTACAAGCCACGGCGTTTGGCGTGAACTCGAGTGCACTGTTCTTCGGAAACCTCATTGGTCCCTTAGTTGGTGGCAGTGTTGCTGCCGCTTTCAGCATTCGATCCGTCTTCTACGTAACGATGGCACTTCTCCTCGCGAATGCTTTGGTCGTGACGTTCAACCGCCGACTGGATACGCCGGTGAAAGGCAGGGCGAAACTGTCTTCATAG
- a CDS encoding gluzincin family metallopeptidase — MKKTPDKVFHISIGIIALFVTVVSVLSIIYQSLSPAISRFVTTSHVWSGLQARTSFLGGTAQTITNAHATQVEATKDGTPVSTSSKDDDMLKKIHVESFGSGVTSKDIDHVKSLLKDVNSPGLVSQTLGLKLIRPVTIRLVQNADSYQKALMQLGVNPAQSSSLSRDTGGFTQNDTVLIPLNQNQNDPDLVNTLTHELTHAFLNQNVGSLPSWINEGIAVSMGMQGQKRVESAATFSGYQRQLAENILDVTKSNQLQSLTPDENAILSGSSSYDYELQDWLAMSDLIKNHGIKSLQRYLNLLTRHMAQDQAFIVAFGEREDIFNQQFTSLLKEASQTRDMGVQFQMTIANAYNGNLDFLQHGADAWQGVWAAPGSYTVKLSADGQVTSSLSPVAPVEDTNPIDKETVYVALMPKTSQYWKGQKVADCGFAFDAHDGLYAFENTWVTLVNGQTVYLSTPTLFGVGVDAVQELNQQNPILPLFSVV; from the coding sequence ATGAAGAAGACGCCAGATAAAGTGTTTCATATTTCTATCGGAATTATCGCGCTGTTCGTAACCGTTGTCTCTGTGTTGTCTATCATTTATCAAAGTCTGTCGCCGGCCATTAGCCGGTTTGTCACGACCAGTCATGTATGGTCGGGGCTGCAAGCCAGAACATCCTTCTTGGGGGGCACTGCGCAGACAATCACGAATGCGCATGCGACGCAGGTCGAGGCCACCAAGGACGGCACGCCTGTGTCAACTTCGTCGAAAGATGACGACATGCTGAAGAAAATTCACGTGGAATCCTTTGGCTCGGGCGTGACATCCAAGGATATCGATCACGTCAAGAGCCTGCTCAAGGACGTCAATTCACCCGGTCTCGTAAGTCAAACGTTAGGGTTGAAACTGATACGGCCCGTAACCATTCGCCTTGTACAGAATGCCGATTCCTATCAAAAGGCATTGATGCAACTCGGAGTCAATCCTGCTCAGTCGTCGAGCCTTTCTCGAGACACGGGCGGCTTTACACAAAACGACACCGTGCTGATACCCTTGAACCAGAATCAAAACGATCCCGATTTGGTCAACACACTCACGCACGAATTGACACACGCGTTTTTAAATCAAAACGTGGGCTCGCTGCCAAGTTGGATCAACGAGGGGATCGCGGTGTCCATGGGGATGCAGGGACAAAAGCGCGTCGAAAGCGCCGCGACATTCTCGGGCTACCAGAGACAACTTGCAGAGAATATTCTCGATGTGACCAAGTCCAACCAGTTGCAGTCCCTTACGCCGGATGAGAATGCTATCCTGTCGGGATCTTCCAGTTACGACTATGAGTTACAAGACTGGCTCGCTATGTCCGATCTCATCAAAAACCACGGAATCAAATCACTCCAGCGCTACCTCAATCTCCTGACTCGCCACATGGCGCAAGATCAGGCATTCATTGTCGCTTTCGGTGAGCGCGAAGACATTTTTAACCAACAATTCACGTCATTATTGAAAGAGGCATCGCAGACGCGGGACATGGGTGTTCAATTCCAGATGACCATTGCAAACGCATACAATGGAAATTTGGATTTCTTGCAGCACGGTGCGGATGCATGGCAAGGGGTGTGGGCCGCGCCGGGATCGTACACGGTGAAACTCAGTGCGGATGGTCAGGTGACGAGTTCACTGTCGCCAGTGGCGCCTGTCGAGGACACGAATCCGATCGACAAAGAGACCGTCTACGTCGCATTGATGCCAAAAACAAGCCAATACTGGAAAGGGCAGAAGGTCGCCGACTGCGGATTCGCATTTGATGCACATGACGGTCTATACGCGTTTGAAAATACTTGGGTTACTTTGGTGAACGGTCAGACCGTCTACCTATCGACACCAACGTTATTCGGTGTCGGCGTTGACGCTGTTCAGGAACTAAACCAACAAAACCCCATTTTGCCGCTGTTTTCGGTGGTATAG
- a CDS encoding WecB/TagA/CpsF family glycosyltransferase: MSAQLLAQDMVDVLGVRFHRVTSAQAVEKILFWVQDGSHHMVVTAGPEFVMQCQASPELRQLVNSADLVTADGIGVVWAAAQNGRPVPQRVTGVELVVSVLEEAQTRRQPLRTFILGASEESLQACLAALRSRYPDIVFDGRNGYFGEQEMDEMAAQVREFGPNLFLVGMGQPRQEKLIHGMLGRLEPCVAIGIGGSIDVWGGTVARAPRMFQKMNIEWLYRLVTQPSRWRRQLALPKFAITVMRHKSKHVD; the protein is encoded by the coding sequence TTGTCCGCACAGTTACTTGCACAAGACATGGTGGATGTACTCGGCGTGCGCTTTCACCGCGTGACGAGTGCACAAGCCGTTGAAAAGATTTTGTTCTGGGTCCAAGACGGAAGCCATCATATGGTGGTGACGGCCGGGCCTGAGTTTGTCATGCAGTGTCAAGCCAGTCCAGAGCTAAGGCAGCTTGTCAACTCAGCCGATCTCGTCACGGCCGACGGCATTGGTGTCGTCTGGGCAGCCGCACAAAATGGGAGACCTGTCCCCCAACGCGTGACGGGTGTCGAACTCGTCGTCTCTGTTCTCGAGGAGGCACAGACGCGCCGCCAGCCACTTCGCACATTTATCCTCGGGGCCAGCGAAGAGTCCCTGCAGGCTTGTCTAGCCGCTCTCCGATCACGCTATCCAGACATCGTCTTCGACGGCCGCAACGGATATTTCGGGGAGCAAGAAATGGATGAAATGGCGGCCCAAGTGCGTGAGTTCGGACCGAACTTGTTTCTCGTTGGGATGGGACAACCCCGCCAAGAAAAGCTCATTCACGGAATGCTCGGTCGGCTGGAACCGTGTGTGGCCATTGGCATTGGCGGATCGATTGACGTGTGGGGTGGAACGGTAGCGAGAGCCCCACGGATGTTTCAGAAGATGAACATCGAATGGCTTTACCGCTTGGTCACACAACCAAGTCGGTGGCGACGGCAGTTGGCATTGCCAAAGTTTGCTATCACGGTGATGCGACACAAGTCGAAACATGTTGACTGA
- the metK gene encoding methionine adenosyltransferase produces the protein MGQKRLFTSESVTEGHPDKICDQISDAVLDEILTYDRNARVACETTVTTGLVLVAGEITTSCYVDIPKIVRKTIADIGYTRAKYGFDSETCAVITSIDEQSPDIAQGVNQALEVRGQLTDEAIEEIGAGDQGLMFGFACDETPELMPLPISLAHRLSRRLSEVRKDGTLAYLRPDGKTQVTVEYDGDKPVRVDTIVISTQHDEQTSLETVEADMKKHVIGPIVPAELLDSETKYLINPTGRFVIGGPQGDAGLTGRKIIVDTYGGYARHGGGAFSGKDPTKVDRSGAYAARYVAKNIVAAGLASKCEVQVAYAIGVARPVSIAVDTFGTGTISDEAIGGLIADVFDLRPAGIIRDLDLRRPLYRNTAAYGHFGRTDVDLPWERTDKVDTLKARAADLK, from the coding sequence TTGGGGCAAAAACGTTTATTTACATCCGAATCCGTTACAGAGGGACACCCAGATAAAATTTGCGACCAAATCTCGGATGCAGTGTTGGACGAGATATTGACATATGATCGAAATGCTCGCGTTGCCTGCGAGACGACCGTGACAACGGGTCTCGTTTTGGTGGCGGGGGAAATCACCACATCGTGCTACGTCGACATCCCGAAAATCGTCCGCAAGACCATAGCTGACATCGGCTACACACGTGCAAAGTACGGCTTTGACTCGGAAACGTGCGCTGTCATCACGTCGATCGACGAACAATCTCCTGACATCGCGCAAGGCGTCAACCAGGCTTTGGAGGTTCGTGGTCAACTGACGGACGAGGCTATCGAGGAGATCGGCGCAGGTGACCAAGGCCTCATGTTCGGCTTTGCATGCGACGAAACGCCAGAGCTGATGCCTCTCCCGATCTCGCTCGCACACCGCCTATCCCGCCGCTTATCCGAAGTTCGCAAGGATGGCACGCTCGCTTACTTGCGTCCGGACGGCAAAACCCAAGTCACCGTTGAGTACGACGGCGACAAACCGGTCCGCGTCGACACCATCGTCATCTCCACTCAACATGACGAACAGACAAGCCTCGAAACGGTTGAGGCCGATATGAAGAAGCACGTTATTGGTCCCATCGTTCCGGCTGAACTGCTCGATTCGGAAACAAAGTACCTCATCAACCCGACTGGCCGCTTTGTCATCGGTGGTCCACAGGGTGACGCGGGTCTCACCGGCCGTAAAATCATCGTCGACACGTACGGTGGTTACGCTCGCCACGGCGGTGGTGCATTCTCCGGCAAGGATCCCACAAAGGTGGATCGCAGTGGTGCCTATGCAGCGCGCTACGTTGCGAAAAACATCGTTGCCGCAGGTCTGGCCAGCAAGTGCGAAGTCCAAGTAGCATATGCTATCGGCGTTGCACGACCGGTTTCCATCGCGGTCGACACCTTCGGAACGGGCACCATCTCTGATGAAGCTATCGGCGGCTTGATCGCTGACGTATTCGACCTTCGTCCAGCGGGTATCATCCGCGATCTCGACCTACGCCGCCCACTCTACCGCAACACGGCTGCTTACGGCCACTTTGGGCGCACGGATGTCGATCTGCCATGGGAACGCACGGACAAAGTTGACACCCTGAAGGCTCGCGCGGCTGACTTAAAATGA
- a CDS encoding response regulator, translating to MGQSAPLRVAIAEDNDEFRLTLRDILSYEPNMEVPAIWRNGREVLSEIDDVKPDILLLDISMPIMTGVETVRALHERGCPTKVIMLTMHDDEDVVLQTLKYGAAGYLVKDGSVEDIIRAVREVAAGRGMLHPQVTTILLNEMARAGQLNDDWKGILTAREYDVLRELAKGKSNEQISETLHITLKTAKNHVSHILAKLDVSDRAQAVLHAVRERWVDL from the coding sequence ATGGGTCAGTCTGCACCATTGCGAGTGGCGATTGCAGAAGACAACGACGAGTTTCGGTTGACTCTTAGAGATATTCTCTCCTACGAACCGAATATGGAAGTACCTGCGATATGGAGGAACGGGCGTGAGGTGTTGAGCGAGATCGACGACGTGAAGCCAGACATTCTCCTGCTCGACATCAGCATGCCTATCATGACTGGCGTGGAAACGGTCCGCGCTTTACACGAACGTGGCTGTCCCACGAAAGTCATTATGCTGACCATGCACGACGACGAGGATGTGGTCCTCCAAACGCTGAAATATGGTGCCGCTGGATACTTGGTCAAGGATGGGTCGGTTGAGGATATCATCCGAGCCGTGCGCGAGGTGGCGGCTGGACGTGGGATGCTGCACCCGCAGGTTACAACCATTTTGCTGAACGAGATGGCCCGGGCGGGACAGTTGAACGATGACTGGAAAGGTATCTTAACGGCCCGCGAGTATGACGTGCTCCGTGAACTCGCCAAGGGCAAGAGCAACGAGCAAATCTCCGAGACGCTTCACATTACGCTCAAGACTGCGAAAAATCACGTCTCACACATCCTGGCCAAGCTGGACGTGTCCGACCGGGCGCAAGCGGTTCTGCATGCTGTCCGTGAGCGCTGGGTTGACCTGTAG
- a CDS encoding helix-turn-helix domain-containing protein — translation MTIGEKIRDIRIKRGLTQADLGGDLVTPSMISQIEADRAKPSYPLLTELANRLGMPVEYFMNELDDQFLFSAQLGVAMYQTAVGQPEAALTQLESIENTPEQGLNHQEYILTLAQTYRKLKRYNEATSHLEHLREIAYRTQDKRLLFLVCRECGYVEADRGNTEGALHEWTRALEYGEALSQSDTMASLDLTVCLTELLLQMDRLTTTTTTTGSHGGRLNDRPYLEKASKLTAETPDLRAVSDLLITDAISAVHKDPSKAKVLAERANTLLTFARLVEQVIVVQARMTEADRPSYEEPWQHAALAMTSIYPDVFLTTECDQIEHLLGMGQIDTVPNRISRVKEFLNVLGKQQNICQDIRDVSFRIRILESQLVVMQGNRDDGIEQLVSLLGEFTEPSHQELRVKACALLVLWYGELRDTEKVLYYCKLMEESMVTEGQGTPFLL, via the coding sequence GTGACGATCGGAGAGAAGATTCGGGATATTCGGATTAAACGAGGCTTAACGCAGGCCGATCTCGGCGGGGACCTCGTAACTCCCAGCATGATTAGTCAAATTGAGGCGGATCGGGCGAAACCTTCCTATCCCTTGCTCACAGAACTCGCCAACCGGTTGGGCATGCCCGTCGAATACTTTATGAATGAATTGGATGACCAGTTTCTATTCTCTGCACAATTAGGCGTCGCCATGTACCAGACAGCAGTTGGCCAGCCAGAAGCCGCGCTTACCCAACTTGAGTCGATAGAAAATACACCGGAACAAGGACTAAATCACCAAGAGTATATTTTGACTTTGGCACAAACGTATCGGAAGTTAAAGCGGTACAACGAGGCGACTTCTCATCTTGAGCATCTCCGTGAGATCGCTTATCGGACACAGGACAAGCGGCTGCTCTTCCTCGTCTGCCGCGAATGTGGTTATGTCGAGGCGGATCGCGGAAATACCGAGGGAGCTCTACACGAATGGACGCGGGCCCTGGAATATGGCGAAGCTCTGAGCCAGTCAGATACGATGGCAAGCCTGGACTTGACGGTCTGTCTAACAGAGTTGCTCCTGCAAATGGATCGATTGACTACTACTACTACTACTACTGGCAGCCACGGCGGCCGTTTGAATGATCGTCCCTATCTAGAAAAGGCGAGCAAACTCACGGCCGAAACACCTGATTTGCGTGCAGTGAGCGACCTTCTCATTACCGACGCGATCTCGGCCGTGCATAAGGATCCATCGAAAGCGAAGGTGCTTGCAGAGCGTGCGAACACACTACTGACCTTCGCACGCCTGGTCGAACAGGTCATCGTCGTACAGGCGCGAATGACTGAGGCGGATCGGCCAAGTTACGAAGAACCGTGGCAACACGCTGCGCTTGCTATGACGTCTATCTATCCAGATGTGTTTTTGACAACGGAATGCGACCAGATCGAGCATCTTTTAGGGATGGGCCAAATCGACACCGTACCCAATCGAATTTCTCGCGTAAAGGAATTTCTGAATGTTCTTGGGAAACAACAGAACATCTGCCAAGACATTCGGGACGTGTCGTTCCGAATTCGAATCCTCGAATCCCAACTGGTCGTCATGCAAGGAAATCGTGACGATGGGATCGAGCAACTGGTGTCGTTGCTCGGTGAGTTCACGGAACCTTCTCATCAGGAGCTACGCGTGAAGGCCTGTGCCCTGCTCGTTCTGTGGTATGGCGAATTGCGTGATACGGAAAAGGTACTGTATTACTGCAAGTTGATGGAAGAGTCCATGGTCACGGAGGGCCAAGGGACGCCGTTTTTGTTGTAG
- a CDS encoding response regulator transcription factor, which produces MPTVLIVDDEESIRELVQYNFSRSGFDVQVVGDGKTAYEQLRANADKFDLVVLDLMLPGMDGMEVCRRLRQENVDVPIILLTARDEEVDLVLGLELGADDYVTKPFSPRELVARARAVLRRSESVETESKPTVPSNKVLRAGDIVMDISRHEVHVSGELMEFTPKEFDLLQYFMENPEHVLSRDQLLDRVWGYSSATDTRIVDVHVSHLREKIEQNSKNPLYIRTVRGIGYKFSEGVGQP; this is translated from the coding sequence TTGCCAACCGTACTCATTGTAGACGACGAAGAATCCATTCGAGAACTCGTGCAATATAACTTTAGCCGATCAGGGTTTGACGTACAGGTAGTTGGAGATGGAAAGACCGCCTATGAGCAACTCCGCGCGAATGCGGACAAGTTTGACCTCGTGGTTTTGGACTTAATGTTGCCAGGTATGGACGGGATGGAAGTGTGTCGCCGCCTTCGTCAGGAAAATGTGGACGTGCCAATCATTCTTCTGACCGCAAGAGATGAAGAAGTTGATTTGGTTCTTGGCTTGGAGCTGGGTGCCGACGATTATGTGACCAAGCCGTTTAGCCCGCGGGAGTTGGTCGCCAGGGCCCGGGCCGTGTTGCGACGGAGCGAATCCGTCGAAACGGAGTCGAAGCCGACTGTTCCGTCTAATAAAGTCCTGCGAGCGGGAGATATCGTCATGGACATCAGTCGCCACGAAGTCCACGTGTCCGGCGAGTTGATGGAATTTACGCCGAAAGAATTCGATTTGCTTCAGTACTTCATGGAGAATCCCGAACATGTCCTATCGCGGGATCAACTGCTTGACAGAGTCTGGGGATACAGTAGTGCGACCGACACGAGAATTGTCGATGTGCACGTTTCGCACTTGCGTGAGAAGATCGAGCAAAACTCCAAAAACCCGCTTTACATTCGAACAGTCCGTGGAATTGGGTACAAGTTCTCTGAGGGTGTGGGACAACCATGA
- the pnpS gene encoding two-component system histidine kinase PnpS — MIRFLLGLAVGVIIVVIILLLWARSKRATRQYLTESMDLISSGRYDVRMYPYRSGRIGGSIYRSFNRMAEHIQREFQDMSQERDVLRHILQNMTTGVVYLRSDGQVQMVNQAAERLFRRPSEQWQERDHWTVFRNYNLGAAIDHALLFGNNWTDELTIREGLTVQVRLVPISSGARVNSRGESSHDVLMLVNDVSEWRRLERMRSEFVANVSHELKTPIAAIRGFSETLLDGDVDDAAQTKFLRTIYDESMRMGNLVSDLLELSKLEATDSRVDPITVDLLKVVERAFDRLRTVAAKRSIHLELKNAPRVNVWADPDMLLQVFLNLLSNAIHYSSDGSQVTVTWDVLIDRVKVHVRDNGVGIPAESLNRVFERFYRVHKDRSRASGGTGLGLAIVKHIITALGGEVGVDSVEGEGSDFWFTLSRLNANMPRVL, encoded by the coding sequence ATGATCCGATTTTTGCTGGGTCTCGCTGTCGGTGTCATCATCGTGGTGATTATTCTCTTGCTTTGGGCTCGGTCAAAGAGAGCCACGCGTCAATACTTGACGGAATCCATGGATCTCATAAGCAGCGGGCGGTACGACGTGCGTATGTACCCGTATCGGAGCGGTAGAATCGGCGGATCGATATATCGGTCATTCAACCGCATGGCCGAGCACATCCAGCGAGAATTTCAAGATATGTCGCAGGAGCGTGACGTTCTCCGGCACATCCTGCAAAACATGACGACAGGTGTCGTGTATCTTCGCAGTGACGGCCAAGTTCAGATGGTCAATCAGGCGGCTGAGCGTCTTTTTCGGCGGCCTTCTGAGCAGTGGCAGGAGCGCGATCACTGGACTGTCTTCCGCAACTACAACCTCGGTGCCGCCATCGATCACGCCCTCCTCTTCGGCAACAACTGGACCGATGAACTCACCATCCGCGAGGGTCTCACTGTTCAAGTGCGTCTCGTCCCCATATCGTCAGGTGCACGCGTCAATTCGCGAGGTGAAAGCTCTCACGATGTCCTCATGCTGGTGAACGACGTCTCCGAGTGGAGGAGACTGGAGCGCATGCGAAGCGAGTTCGTGGCGAACGTCTCACACGAGCTCAAGACGCCCATTGCTGCCATCCGGGGCTTCTCGGAAACGCTGCTCGACGGTGACGTTGACGATGCAGCCCAGACGAAGTTCCTGCGGACCATTTACGATGAGTCCATGAGAATGGGCAACTTGGTTTCGGACTTGCTGGAATTATCTAAATTGGAAGCCACCGACAGCAGAGTGGATCCCATCACCGTGGACTTGCTCAAAGTTGTCGAACGCGCATTTGACCGCCTGCGGACAGTGGCTGCCAAACGATCCATTCACCTAGAGTTAAAAAATGCTCCGCGAGTCAACGTCTGGGCCGATCCGGACATGCTCCTACAGGTTTTTCTCAATCTCCTGTCCAACGCCATCCACTATTCGTCCGACGGCAGCCAAGTGACTGTCACGTGGGACGTGCTCATTGATCGAGTCAAAGTTCATGTCCGCGACAACGGTGTCGGTATCCCGGCAGAGTCGCTCAACCGCGTGTTCGAACGGTTCTACCGGGTGCACAAGGATCGAAGCAGAGCGTCCGGGGGAACAGGCCTGGGTCTCGCCATCGTCAAACACATCATCACCGCGCTTGGTGGTGAAGTCGGCGTGGACAGCGTCGAGGGGGAGGGCAGCGACTTCTGGTTCACGCTCTCGCGCCTCAACGCGAACATGCCGCGGGTCCTTTAA